A single Mus caroli chromosome 15, CAROLI_EIJ_v1.1, whole genome shotgun sequence DNA region contains:
- the LOC115029427 gene encoding uncharacterized protein LOC115029427, whose amino-acid sequence MSADERSMHLPPAARRGIARLRPEPSEELRTEAKAKCSGPGTLTNSLSPAGHEPAHPREPLRLTHPEPGGERTARNQAEQHPGGQPRAATKPAPLPHAPAGSCPRLRPEDIRRHSRIRMGAGAVSVSQTSGPDSCGQPEDPVRRRGG is encoded by the coding sequence ATGTCTGCGGACGAGCGGTCCATGCATCTACCGCCCGCAGCTCGGCGAGGAATCGCAAGGCTCCGGCCCGAACCAAGCGAGGAGCTACGGACAGAGGCCAAAGCGAAGTGCAGCGGGCCCGGTACACTAACCAACTCGCTGAGCCCCGCCGGTCACGAGCCCGCCCACCCGCGCGAGCCGCTCCGCCTCACTCACCCGGAGCCCGGCGGCGAGAGGACGGCGCGGAACCAAGCCGAGCAGCATCCAGGCGGGCAACCCCGGGCGGCCACAAAGCCCGCACCGCTGCCGCACGCCCCGGCCGGAAGCTGCCCGAGGCTCCGCCCGGAGGACATCCGTAGGCACTCTAGGATAAGAATGGGGGCCGGGGCCGTCTCCGTGTCACAGACTTCCGGGCCAGATTCCTGCGGTCAGCCGGAGGACCCAGTGCGCAGACGCGGTGGCTGA